In the Hordeum vulgare subsp. vulgare chromosome 7H, MorexV3_pseudomolecules_assembly, whole genome shotgun sequence genome, one interval contains:
- the LOC123410275 gene encoding DNA topoisomerase 1 beta-like, whose translation MSVVNPPFYDDNDDDDTPLSFKRSSTSRPAPSKQEGASANITYVRSPKAAASNHQRNGINGASRSPLPLKPQFTNSNPRPSGYVQPNSSVERSQKSNTVDKSKMKRPHAEGNKSDDSDDDKPLAFRKKPDTKLKKVVAGGENAYDSDDDHKPLGMNINSAKVASNNSTSKTVLVKTAPKTVQPDDDSDDDHKPLGQRFNSAKGASSNSTNKPVLLKSEPKIVQSDDDSEDEKPLASRLPTNAASKSRGSASDSEDEKPLSARFSRGTAGTSVSISNSKDKLPSNNKGLNNNSSAPRNSVKRPGDNNNQTSSALKKIKYSDVSVSGSVKRESKDDDSNSIPVERKLTLGESSKSKLPVKNIVKKSPLSVKKDNKKFKTKTKKAMKSSQFSKSLREPPGSGGGKKWSTLEHNGVIFPPLYNPHGVKMLYNGQPVELTPDEEEVATMFAVMKDTEYATKKTFIDNFFGDWKKILGKNHIIKKFELCDFTPIFEWHLREKEKKKQMTSEEKKALREEKLKQEEKYMWAVVDGVREKVGNFRVEPPGLFRGRGEHPKMGKLKRRIRPSDITINIGKDTPVPECPIEGESWKEVKHDNTVTWLAFWNDPISQKDFKYVFLAASSSLKGQSDKEKYEKSRKLKDHIHNIRVNYTKDFKSKDVSKKQIAVATYLIDKLALRAGNEKDDDEADTVGCCTLKVDNVTCVPPNKLQFDFLGKDSIRYFNTVEVELPVYNAIEEFRTGKKDGDAVFDKLDTTKLNHHLKDLMPGLTAKVFRTYNASITLDAILHEETEDGTLLEKIAVYQRANKEVAIICNHQRAVSKSHDTQMTKLNEKIDELKAQVDELNKDLGKMKRGKPLGNGADGKPKRTLAPEAIEKKISQIETKIEKMEMDKKTKEDLKTVALGTSKINYLDPRITVAWCKTHEVPIEKIFSKTILAKFGWAMDVEPDFRF comes from the exons ATGTCTGTTGTCAATCCTCCATtctacgacgacaatgacgatgatgataccCCACTATCCTTCAAGAGGTCGTCAACCAGCAGGCCAGCCCCCTCGAAGCAGGAAGGCGCATCGGCAAATATCACTTATGTTAGGAGCCCTAAAGCTGCGGCCTCGAATCACCAGAGGAATGGGATTAATGGCGCTTCTAGGTCGCCGCTGCCACTGAAGCCACAGTTTACCAACTCAAACCCTCGGCCTTCAGGGTATGTTCAGCCAAACAGTTCTGTAGAACGGAGTCAAAAGAGCAACACAGTGGATAAGAGTAAAATGAAAAGACCTCATGCCGAAGGTAACAAGTCAGATGATTCAGATGATGACAAGCCACTTGCGTTTAGGAAAAAGCCTGACACGAAATTAAAGAAAGTCGTCGCAGGAGGTGAGAACGCATATGATTCAGATGATGATCATAAGCCACTTGGTATGAATATCAACTCAGCAAAAGTGGCTTCTAATAATAGCACAAGTAAGACTGTTTTGGTGAAGACTGCACCTAAGACAGTGCAACCTGATGATGATTCAGATGATGATCATAAGCCACTTGGTCAGAGGTTCAACTCAGCAAAAGGGGCTTCTAGTAATAGCACAAATAAGCCCGTTTTATTGAAGTCTGAACCTAAGATTGTGCAATCTGATGATGATTCAGAGGATGAGAAACCACTTGCCAGCAGGTTACCCACTAATGCTGCTTCAAAAAGTAGAGGTAGCGCATCTGATTCAGAGGATGAGAAGCCTCTGTCTGCTCGATTTTCGAGAGGTACTGCAGGTACATCTGTGAGTATCTCAAATTCTAAGGACAAGCTCCCGTCTAACAACAAGGGGCTAAATAATAATTCGAGTGCTCCACGGAATTCAGTTAAAAGGCCAGGTGATAACAATAATCAAACAAGTTCAGCTCTTAAGAAGATCAAATATTCTGATGTTTCTGTCTCAGGAAGTGTCAAAAGAGAATCCAAGGACGATGACAGTAACAGCATACCTGTTGAACGAAAACTGACACTGGGGGAGTCTTCAAAAAGCAAGCTACCTGTAAAGAATATTGTAAAGAAGAGTCCTTTATCTGTTAAGAAGGACAATAAGAaattcaaaacaaaaacaaagaaaGCAATGAAAAGTTCCCAGTTCTCAAAATCACTGAGGGAGCCTCCAGGATCTGGCGGTGGAAAGAAATGGTCTACTTTGGAGCACAATGGTGTTATTTTCCCCCCTCTATACAATCCCCATGGCGTCAAAATGCTTTACAACGGGCAACCTGTTGAGCTGACTCCAGATGAGGAGGAG GTTGCAACCATGTTTGCTGTGATGAAAGACACGGAGTATGCGACAAAGAAAACATTTATCGACAACTTCTTTGGTGACTGGAAAAAAATTCTTGGTAAAAACCATATCATCAAGAAATTTGAGCTTTGTGACTTCACCCCTATTTTTGAATGGCACCTcagagagaaggagaagaagaaacagatgacatCGGAG GAGAAGAAAGCATTGCGGGAAGAGAAACTGAAGCAAGAGGAGAAGTATATGTGGGCTGTTGTTGATGGTGTTAGAGAGAAG GTTGGCAATTTCAGAGTAGAACCACCAGGCCTGTTCAGGGGACGAGGAGAGCATCCCAAG ATGGGAAAACTGAAGAGACGTATTCGTCCAAGTGATATTACAATAAACATTGGAAAAGACACTCCAGTCCCAGAGTGTCCAATAGAGGGAGAAAG CTGGAAAGAAGTCAAACATGACAATACTGTTACATGGTTGGCCTTTTGGAATGACCCGATTAGCCAAAAAGATTTCAAGTATGTTTTCTTGGCAGCAAGCAGCTCACTAAAGGGACAGAGTGACAAGGAGAAATATGAGAAGTCCCGAAAGTTGAAG GATCACATACACAATATACGTGTAAATTACACAAAGGATTtcaagagcaaagatgtctcaaagAAGCAAATTGCAGTGGCAACATACCTCATAGATAAACTAGCCCTTAGAGCTGGTAATGAGAAG GATGATGATGAGGCTGATACTGTTGGTTGTTGTACGTTGAAGGTTGATAATGTTACCTGTGTGCCTCCAAATAAGCTTCAG TTTGACTTCCTTGGTAAAGATTCTATAAGATATTTCAACACTGTAGAGGTTGAATTACCTGTGTACAATGCGATTGAGGAATTCCGTACTG GCAAAAAGGACGGAGATGCCGTCTTTGACAAGCTTGATACAACAAAACTAAATCATCACCTGAAGGACTTGATGCCTGGCCTTACTGCAAAAGTGTTCCGTACTTATAATGCTTCGATTACCTTGGATGCTATC TTGCACGAAGAAACAGAAGATGGAacccttcttgaaaagattgctgTCTATCAACGAGCAAATAAAGAG GTTGCTATAATCTGTAACCATCAGCGTGCTGTGTCAAAGTCACACGATACCCAGATGACTAAGCTGAATGAAAAGATTGATGAATTAAAG GCCCAGGTGGATGAGCTGAACAAAGATTTGGGTAAAATGAAGAGAGGAAAGCCTCTAGGCAACGgtgcagatgggaagccaaagagaACTTTGGCACCTGAAGC GATTGAGAAGAAGATCTCTCAGATAGAAACCAAGATAGAGAAAATGGAGATGGATAAGAAGACGAAAGAGGATTTGAAGACGGTGGCATTAGGGACATCAAAGATCAACTACCTTGATCCTAGAATTACGGTAGCATGGTGCAAAACCCATGAAGTCCCTATTGAGAAG attttcagcaagacgaTTCTTGCAAAGTTTGGATGGGCAATGGATGTCGAGCCGGATTTCAGATTCTAA